cagagaaagATGCAAAACATTTACTAGAAATCGTACATATactttagaccagtgatgcccaaagtacggcccgcgggccaaatcCGGCCCACGTCGtgattccatccggcccgccgaaatgtaggcacaaaatgtagaaaatcccccctatttcccacaaaaaaaaaaaaagaattagaatgTGCAAAAATGTATCTGTACTTACGTTAGGGGCTTAGAGCCCTcaattttttctcctgattgaTTGATACCATGACATTTagcatttgtgcgtttatgaaataGGTATTTGAGTGTAGAATGTACGTTTtcaaccaggaaaagtgaacggttctttacttttttgtggaacatgataataggccaacatatttgttttatagagaaagtgtggctatttaaaaaaacaacaacaacatataaacgacattataaaacaaatatgacggcattcttggtttgtgccgcgaataaaagatagttaaactaagcctagaaattggaggattgatgggaattttttaccaaaaagagagacaggaaaATGACTCGGTTGTAAAACTAGCACATATTCTAAGTACAGAGAAGAAGACCAATGTTGctgatattttaagtagagaaatgaagctatCTTCTGAGGCGttgaaaaaatatacatttcaaatatcccattaattaattaagcacTGGATCTACGGGTTTCAAGTCTATCgtttttgtaggcctacgttTTCGTTCAtctggcccgcgacacgagtgtcggaaattaaaatggccagcaggtcgaattaggttgggcatcactgctctcgACTATAAGTTCTGATGCTGTCAgactagttatgggagattGCAATCATATttcgttagctcaacacttgccaacTTATAGTCTTAATTGTCAATCAAGgcacgataaaaccttggacatgtgttatagcaacataaaaatggcctacacatccAGATCGTCatttcccctcggagagtcggacaacacaatgatccatcttacacccacttacaaaccggttttaaaaacaacaaaacccgaagtacagtccTTCCAGTCACGGTCTGAtgacgctgttttacagctacaaagttgtctgaagcagattgggacatgtttgtaaacaactgcccagtcagatgaacttaacacaactgttaattcgtacatccagctctgtgaaaatataattatatcaaacaagaaaattaaaaacattcaatAATAAAAGACCCTGGAcgaccaacattaaaaattaacatattgTCATCATAGAGAAGTACATAGATGTCTATTTATAAGCGCTGGTTATAAGTGTCTATGTGGtattttcgtgtgtgaatgttgttcgtatgtgcatgtatatcgtgcatctatattgttattgtacagtagttacgctgaggttgtagtcaaaatgaaattccatttgtttggatcaataaagttatcttatcttatcttattctctgtggcattttacgtctcgagagacgatcttttccctttgcaacttcttgtgtgactaaagaggccaatccttgatacacagctgcgatcgcaggttgggcatatataatcaccaggcgccgttgcattttcacccttctttctgctatcttatcttattattaaCCCATTAACCCCCAAAACTTTACTACTGCAATAAATATAATTTCTCTAATAAATATCAATTTTTATTGGTCAAACTAAGACAttggaaaaattttttttttcaaaattccaTATATGTTGATGATTCTGTAAGATGTACACCGACAGTGTACGCTGGCAGGAAGTGGCCCCGTGaggaaattatatatatatatatatatatatatatatatatatatatatatatatatatatatatatatatatatatatatatatatatatatatatatatatatatattatattatatatatatatatatacatatatatatatatatatatatatattatattatatatatatatatatacatatatatatatatatatatatatatatatatatatattttacatactttaaggtaaaaaatattagttataaaattgaaaaacacaaaattaagcATTTTAATGCCaaattgtattatatttttatgtcttatttactataaaattataacaatatattaataaataaagcaaGAAATGTACATTATTCGGTACCATCCATTACTATCCaggtatatttttaaaacaacaaataataacaagGCGTGAGATATTCAAAGATCAGTAAAACTAAAAACACTGATCGTCCACTGTGTATTCATATGCTTATCAGTTATGAAATAATCATAAAttccaccttttttttctaattcttttcattGGGTCGCAGTCATCATTCGGCACATTTCAAGTTTGTTAGCTTTGATAAAGTCTATAGACTCAATCCCCTTATGATAAATAGCTATATATGAGTGACtaaattttacaaataattataaataagaaataatGGTGTCTGAGACATCATGCACAATGACACCATGCATATGTTTTGTTATAACACTAGGAGTTAATAACAAATTGTATGATTCTAATGTAACGGAAACTCAATCATGCTTTTGTCTAATTCATGTATTTACTATCAGAAATTAAGTTCTCAAGTCTTAAGGATGACTTTGCGAACTGTTGAACATTTTTAGAGACCCTAAGTAAAATAATatagttatttaaaattattattatatattgtattatattttacatattttttatttattttagcgtGTTTCAACGCTTTTGACATTTGTTTAGTGAGCGCAATTAGCCATGAAGATCAGGAAGCTTATAATATTTgcaagtaagtttttttttgttctttaagcTTTGATTTTAGTATTAGAGTAACAATGaacaaccaaataaaaaaaaccgaATATTAtctataacattttttgttctctATTTGTTAGATGTACATTTGATTGGTATCTATTATTCTCTATCTCCAATACTTAAGGATACCAGATAAGAAGTTTAACAGATATATATACAAGGCACTAAAAGAGAATGATACTAAATTATCCTGCATAAAATTAGAGCAGATCCAAGGGAGATATATTCTAAATAGATCGGAAGCTTTAATCTTGGTTACTATAAAGCAAAAATATTCCACAAAACCTGTTTCATAATTCCTGGCTATATGGGTCCTTTTATCTCAAAAGACAATGAATGCACCCAAATATCTCAGGTGCGCATTTCTGGTACTTAACTAAGGATTCGGTCAGCGTGGCGTCTCCttggaaacgtctagtagttGAAATAGATATGTTAAAAACGGTATGCAAACAAAGCCTGGGTGATAatctaggtgttttttttttatgttactcgGGTTTTGGATGGAACTAAAGCCAGCAACCCAGTCGAAAAAAGTCCGCCACATAGTTCCACAAAGGTGGCCGACATCATAGATCAGTGGCTGGCGCGGCGTCCCTGCACGGAAAGTAATAGTttcagtataggaatatgatgGTTACAACTGCCCCCagccacttatagcgagtggatCCAGGACCGAGGCCCGGCACGCTGTGTATGCGGTAAGGTCCCTTTACTCGGTCCGTGACCGTTACTGCTCTGCGTCCAAGCCTTTCCAACGACCAGTTGTCAAATGGGGAGGAAAGAAATGGGTATCCTGGTTTACTAAGTGCCCAAAATTTCACATTTAATACCACCATCGatgtcaagtacgatttatttcctttgtccaagataaacaaatatttacaaattgttaattaactaattgtttaattaaaaaaaacatatttttatgttgtccggtaaaagaaataattctgcgaaattttaatttaatctgcaattgggtgtgagagaaataatttTACCTTGGCACAGTTTGCTAAATAGCTCAGCAGCAAATTGTTGGCTAGAAGAggaagaagtgggagaaataacgtgtgcaaaccttttaccaaacagacagaatgATGTGATAaaagatttgtaaaataaatgtaagcTTAAAATTTATTATCCTTTGAAAATATAGTCTTTTGCATTCTAAAAATCAATGATGTacgaatgaataaaaaaaaaactcttgaactttgaacccgagaccattcTATTGGGAAGAAAAGTGCTGTACCACTCTGCCACTAAGCACCCATTTACGATTGTcatattaacatttaaaatatttttttttgttcattgaaattctaccttttttttttgtgtcaattTCATATAGTGACATTAAAAGTAGTTTTGAATGTCTGTTAACAAATGACTGTATATTAACTGCGGCTATAAAGCAAGAGATTGCTAAGAACAACCGCGATGATTTAAAGACATTAGGCTGTCGTAAGTATTGTGtgtcagtatatatatatatatatattcttttattctaatgggcacctgactttagttagggaacGTAAAGGCGATTGATCATtatgatggccacatgacaccctgctcgttaaccgttggctaaagaaacagatgctCTTAACATCGTATGCCCACTAagttcacaaggtctgaaaggagaactttatttCTCTAAACTTAAGCTTGCATCAAAGTGTAAGATCTGCACGTCATAAATTCTATTTCACGATCTTTGACCATCAAATACAATAGACTACTAGTAAAGTCGACCTAGCACTTTAATTACGTAATAAACTTAGAATGGtataagtaaatatatatatagagagagagatttatttatttattttgtgtattgtatatgtttgtaaatctacataactaaatctctaacttttatttatattgtctgtatattttatatttcttattttgTACTTGTGCTACTCCAGCCTTCAATGTAAAAGATCTAGTCCTGAGTAAGTATGTTGTTAttccgattttttaaaaatgatatttttctaatttataataagtttaatattaatccaaaatgaaaaaaaaaacaaaaaaaaaaaccccacaaaaCTAGCAcagcttaaataaaaaaatatatttttaaacatttttaaatgcgTACAAAATGTTAGTTTTGTAAAGACATACTTTATGCTTCTTGAGAGCATTCttatcaaaaaattataattttacagTGAAAAATTGCTAATTGAGAATTTATTAAGAAGCTAGCTAAAGTATTGAATCATATGTAGTATGTGGTGGTAAAATGGGAATGAATTATTTTAAAGCTTTCTTGCATatgaggaggcttcagacattgccagtgacagatcattatggagacagcttgccgcccaatgcgccgaacggcgcgggaggacctaagtctaagtcttgcATATGTCCAAACGTGCTTGAGATCTAATGTCTTTTTATGagttaaattaaacaaataaatagaaaaaaaattattattaaaattgtaattttaaaaatccatcgtatatataaaataattccaGATAGTCTTTTTACTTGACTGTATCACCTCATACAGTACGAAATTAATTAATCGGCGGATGCATTCTTTACATTAATAAAGATAACATTCTTTAAGCCTgattaaaatgtacattttttcaTAGTGTCAATTTTCGTTTTTAGGCGTATTTCTAACTCAACATCTCATGCAATGTTTTACAATAACCTGAATTCTCaatgtatgaatgtatattACATGCAATTTTTAGACAGGGGTACATATACGAAGCTAGATTATACAACGTATAATTGCTGGGGGTAAGGGAGCTTTTTATTGCGGGCCGTTTTATAGTATTCCGGGCAAAATGAACATATGCCAAGTTGCCAACCAATTATTTCAACATTAGAGCTCCACGGGTATCATCTCTTCTCATAGTCCCATTATTTGTGAGATTACATATGTTAGAAAATTTTGTTGCTTCCTTTTGGTAAAATTTCGAATTGTTATTTatagtctggtgatcatgaatcgtccatgCTATTGGCGTCATACGAATTTAACATTTTGTTCTTTCATATATAGATACAGGACAGTTTATAATTCTTTAAGTATTTTTGgtcttaaatatttgtttaatatttcattttcatGTTCACTTCACCTAGGCCGCCAtatgccggtcccaagcccgggtgagaaaggaggagggtttggcgtggggctagcgaccccaccctgtaaaaccactattgctacagaaacggcaaactcgacacataataaaaactatacatgcggcgagggcggccaaaccctgatgacggtgttggatcaaagccaactggaagtccaatacccgatacgtggcaagcctttcaacgcaaggaaaccgactcttataggcacgtggaatgtaagaaccctgaatcaatgcggtaaactggctcaacttttaagagagtttgactcttaccggctagacatccttgggatctgcgagatgcggtggacatcaagtggacaaataatcaatgatggcaagacaataatatattcaggacatgacaaggagcacattagtggtgtaggaatcatcatgtctaaaaaaacagcttcagcgctaattgcttggaagtcagtcagtgaccgcatcattacagctcgactccaaacaaagcaaatcAAAGTCACTACCATCTAAGCttatgcccctacagaggatgcagaagataccatcaaagacaacttctataatcaactacaaaccactcttgatgaaacacctactcacgacctaattctactgatgggagactttaacgccaaaatcaatcccaaccgaactggctttgaatatgtaatgggaccatatggctctgcagaaaacatcagtgataatggcgagcacttgatttctctctgcgcttccaacagcctttcaattggaaacacatattttaagcacaaacaaatacacaaaaaaacatggcgatcaccaaatggagaaaccttcaacgagatagattacatttgcatctccaaacgatggaggtcatctctgttagacgtgcggacccgcagaggagctgatatcggctcagaccactaccttgtcagtggcaaatgtaagctccgattgaaacgccaaccaaaacgagccacacaaccccgcccatttaatgtagagaagcttaaagacagcaatactgcagcacagttccaattgaaactaacgaaccgctttgaggctcttgcagatatattgacccttgaagaagagtgggccaacttcaaagataccactattgggtgcgcggaagaagttatcggaaggaggcgaggttcatacaaggaacggtggatacaagacagaacatggaaattgatagatgagaggaaagaggccaaacgtagacgagatcagaaaaatgaaacacaggatcgcagcctagcggaagaagcctatagggaagcagatctgaaagtaaagagaagctgtcggcgagataaacgggactggattgagcagaatggacaagaggcacaagcagctgcaagcagaaatgacacaaaaaccctccatcgtattgtccgagatctcactggagcaaagagtggacatggggcaccaataaaagacaagcaaggcaaaactttgttaacgaaagaagaacaggatgcaagatgggtagagcacttaagagagacccttaaccaactgtcgccagacctaacttacatattcaaggacccctctccagacaatgatctcaaggtcaagacagacccaataactgctgaggaggttaccatggccattgcagtgctaaagaataacaaagcaccaggactagacatgatatcagcagaaatgctaaaatatgggggacagtgcattgttaacagaatgactgatctcttaaatctctgttggcgaacttcaaaagtcccagaggactgacaaaagggagtgattgtaaagcttccaaaaaagggcaacttggcagactgcaacaactggaggggcattactctcctctctgtcccaggcaaagttttcagcactgttttgttgagacggcttcaacagtctgtagatgaaaggctcagagaagaacaagcaggtttccgaagaggcagatcatgtacagagcagattttcgttttacgaaatatcatagaacaaagtctggagtaccaacaacggctgacgatcagttttgtggacttcaaaaaagcgtttgatagtgtccaccgagaatcactatggaaaatagttagagaatacggtatcccagaaaaattcgttcagatcctacgacacctttacagtcagcctagttgctgcattaaaacagaagagggaacaacagagtttttttacaatcgagacaggtgtgagacaggagtgcatcttatctcccttccttttcctcctagccatcgactacataatgaggagagcaatgaaccagactgcctttggtattccatggcatgaacaactccgattgacggacttggactttgctgatgatgttgcactactcggggctacaaataaatgcattcaagaaatgacggagagcctagacagagaggcacccaaaattggcctccgcataaacttggataagactaaaattatgcgagtgggttataaggcaaagggtgtccccgtcagacttggcgagtcaaagcttgaagagctggacaagttcacgtaccttggcagcatcataacaaatgatggagatgcttaccatgatgtagcgtgccgaataggaaaggcagggagcattttccaaaggctgcagcctatttggactagccaagccattggactcgagacaaaaaaataccttctcaacacaatcgtcattccaactgctacatatgcatgtgagacgtggaagtcatctgtcaaaatagagaaaagactaaatgtggctcaacagagatggctgagacggattttgggagtcagttacacagaccggatctcaaacaaggaaatcctatgccgaactggaagtcaaacacttagtgaggttgtgactgagcgtcgcatgaggtttgcgggacatgttctacgtcaaaatgaattacgcacaccaagagttgcgataacatggaagccaaaacgaggaaagcgcaaacagggacgtcctcgtattacctggcgacacaccttcatggaggacctcagaacagtggacaccaggtgggaggaggcttcagacattgccagtgacagatcattatggagacagcttgccgcccaatgcgccgaacggcgcgggaggacctaagtctaagtctaagtaagtcttcACCTAGGGCCTAAAATTACCCTAAATCCGGCACTGATAACATTAATATATTTCCATTCCATGTgggataatatatattttttttattgtcatttaATGTGGCCCCAGTAAGACGCATCCCCGTATTAAAACCACTGCTAGACAAACGGcaactaaaaatatatttactaatTACTTTTCCAGCTCATGAGGTAGAATAAAAGATTTAATGACATATTTACCcgtttaaataatattttaataatattatgtattaaatattgtAGGCAGTGGTAATTTAGATCAACCAACAAAGCCAGCAATATCGGAAGAAAGtaagtttatattttatgaGCAACTAGTAAAtatacacacaaataaaaaaaggcaCATTGTGAGACCCATTAAATGgcatcaatattgtttttgtaatatgcatgataaaaatgttccatttaaaataaaagcacCGATGATTATATGCTATGATATTGAATTACTTTGACAATTGTATCAATTTTCAAACACATCAAGaatctatttgaaaaaaaaagttaattaaatattggtaataaattattttattttgtatactaTTTTGTATTACATATTGTAGGCAGTGGTAATGTAGATCAACCAACAAAGCCATCAATATGGGAAGAAAGTAAGTTTATATTTATGAGCAACTAGTAAAtatacacacaaataaaaaaaggcaCATTGTGAGACCCATTAAATGgcatcaatattgtttttgtaatatGCATGATAAAAGTGttccatttaaaataaaagcacCATTGATTATATACTATGATATTGAATTACCTTGACAATTGTATCAATTTTCAAACACATCAagaatcaatttgaaaaaaaaaagttaattaaatattggtaacaaaattattttattttgtatactattatgtattaaatattgtAGGCAGTGTTAATGTAGATCAACCAACAAAGCCAACAATATCGGAAGAAAGtaagtttatattttatgagcatctagtaaatatataaacaaataaaaaagcacATTGTGAGACCCATTAAATGgcatcaatattgtttttgtaatatGCATGATAAAAGTGttccatttaaaataaaagcacCATTGATTATATCCTATGATGTTGAATTACCTTGACAATTGTATCAATTTTCAAACACatcaagaatcaattttaaaaaaatagttaattatcttttggtaaaaaagtattttgttttgtatactattatgtattaaatattgtAGGCAGTGGAAAGGTAGTTCAACCAACAAAGCCAGCAATATCGGAAAAAAGtaagtttatattttatgagcatttggtaaatatacactcaataacaaggttacaaagacagtttgtgtggatacacaaacttaaaatcggccccctaagtggtccacctagagacagatggacagatCTAGGCATTGGTAGAGGATAAAACATATTAGGttgtaaaaaatacttaaaaaaatcataaaataataCGTATCTATTTTACAGGATGTGACACACAAATAgatgtagaaatatttattaactaaaaaaaataaaaataaaaggtttcgAACCGAGGACCTTCTACGTGTCAGGTGGATGTGATAACCACTACACTATGGCCTATTTGATATTTTCcttaagctagatctagacctagttttagttctaaatctagattcaagatctaattctaagcctagatctagaaatacatctaagtctctaagtctagatctagaaatagatcagTCTCCAAGTCTaaagtctagatatagagttagatctaagtcaTTCTAAGTCTGTCTATATTCTATAACTTAGTCTGTTGTCAAGTGTATTAGTTATTAGTATTGCCTAATGAGGATGTGTGCAATCTGCTTGGTAAAAagtagttttttgtttgttttgtttttaaacttacaat
This genomic stretch from Biomphalaria glabrata chromosome 4, xgBioGlab47.1, whole genome shotgun sequence harbors:
- the LOC106064316 gene encoding uncharacterized protein LOC106064316, with the translated sequence MRESVRGNHNYKGNGSVVVTKEIEEVLSSLLDELRKSIPKEDRACFNAFDICLVSAISHEDQEAYNICNDIKSSFECLLTNDCILTAAIKQEIAKNNRDDLKTLGCPFNVKDLVLSSGNLDQPTKPAISEESSGNVDQPTKPSIWEESSVNVDQPTKPTISEESSGKVVQPTKPAISEKRSGAVSHTVPHYSSIVAASFITLFIFKAAMFI